From the genome of Dickeya aquatica, one region includes:
- the rimO gene encoding 30S ribosomal protein S12 methylthiotransferase RimO: MTVNTFDPTQTTTLSAPQKALGEQPGSHSGKDASRKIGFVSLGCPKNLVDSERILTELRTEGYEVVPSYNNADLVIVNTCGFIDSAVQESLEAIGEALNENGKVIVTGCLGAKENQIREVHPKVLEITGPHSYEQVLSHVHHYVPKPEHNPFTSLVPAQGVKLTPRHYAYLKISEGCDHRCTFCIIPSMRGDLDSRPIGSVLDEAKRLAEAGVKELLVISQDTSAYGADVKHRTGFWNGQPVKTSMVSLCEQLATLGLWVRLHYVYPYPHVDDVIPLMAQGKILPYLDIPLQHASPKILKLMKRPGAVERTLERIKRWREICPDLTLRSTFIVGFPGETEEDFQMLLDFLQEARLDRVGCFRYSPVEGARANELPDQVPEEVKEDRYHRFMQVQQQISSQRLQAKIGRTLTVLIDEVDDEGAIGRSMADAPEIDGAVYLNGETAVNVGDWVTVKIEHADEYDLWGSRI, from the coding sequence ATGACTGTTAACACCTTCGATCCAACCCAAACCACCACCTTGTCTGCACCGCAAAAGGCCCTTGGCGAACAGCCCGGCAGCCATAGCGGCAAAGACGCCTCTCGCAAAATAGGCTTCGTCAGCCTGGGTTGCCCGAAAAATCTGGTGGATTCGGAGCGAATCCTGACGGAATTACGCACCGAAGGGTATGAGGTGGTGCCGAGCTATAATAATGCCGACCTGGTGATTGTTAACACCTGCGGTTTTATCGACAGTGCGGTACAAGAGTCGCTGGAAGCCATTGGTGAGGCGCTAAATGAGAACGGTAAAGTGATTGTCACCGGATGTCTTGGTGCCAAAGAGAACCAGATTCGTGAAGTGCACCCAAAAGTGCTGGAAATTACCGGCCCACACAGTTACGAGCAGGTACTCAGCCACGTCCATCATTATGTGCCAAAGCCTGAGCACAACCCGTTCACCAGTCTGGTTCCGGCACAAGGCGTTAAACTCACCCCCCGCCACTACGCCTATCTGAAGATTTCCGAAGGGTGCGATCACCGTTGCACCTTCTGCATTATTCCGTCAATGCGTGGTGATTTGGACAGTCGCCCCATCGGTTCGGTGCTCGACGAGGCCAAACGGCTGGCCGAGGCCGGAGTCAAAGAGTTGCTGGTGATTTCTCAGGACACCTCCGCCTACGGTGCTGACGTCAAACACCGTACCGGCTTCTGGAACGGCCAGCCGGTAAAAACCAGCATGGTCAGCCTGTGTGAACAGCTCGCCACACTGGGGTTATGGGTACGTCTGCACTACGTTTATCCTTACCCGCATGTTGATGACGTGATTCCGCTGATGGCGCAAGGCAAAATCCTGCCTTATCTGGATATTCCACTACAGCATGCCAGCCCGAAAATCCTGAAGCTGATGAAGCGACCGGGAGCCGTTGAGCGCACGCTCGAGCGCATCAAACGCTGGCGGGAAATTTGCCCGGATCTGACCCTGCGTTCAACATTTATCGTCGGCTTCCCCGGTGAAACCGAAGAGGACTTCCAGATGTTGCTGGATTTTCTGCAAGAGGCCCGGTTAGATCGTGTCGGCTGCTTCCGCTATAGCCCGGTAGAGGGTGCCCGCGCCAATGAATTACCGGATCAAGTGCCGGAAGAGGTAAAAGAAGATCGTTACCACCGCTTTATGCAGGTACAGCAGCAGATCTCCAGCCAGCGTTTGCAGGCAAAAATTGGTCGCACGCTGACGGTGCTTATCGATGAAGTGGATGACGAAGGCGCGATTGGCCGCAGCATGGCTGATGCGCCAGAAATCGATGGCGCAGTTTACCTGAATGGTGAAACCGCTGTGAACGTGGGCGATTGGGTCACCGTGAAAATCGAACACGCTGACGAATACGACCTGTGGGGCTCACGGATCTAA
- a CDS encoding glutathione S-transferase family protein, with the protein MLKIWGRDNSTNVKKVRWCAQELGLAYELIPTGGQFGGNREPHYLALNPNGLIPCLQDGELILWESHAIVRYLSARYGKGRFYHAEPQVQAAIDKWLDWAMSFNEPYKKVFINLVRTPADKRDMQAVAEGIAGCEALFAIANDVLANQPWLSGATFGIGDIPLGCLAYGWFNLPIERQSHPHLARWYQQLTERDAFRHTVMLPLS; encoded by the coding sequence ATGCTGAAAATTTGGGGCCGGGATAATTCAACCAACGTGAAAAAAGTGCGTTGGTGCGCTCAGGAACTGGGGCTTGCGTATGAGCTTATCCCAACCGGTGGGCAGTTTGGCGGCAACCGTGAACCGCACTATTTGGCGCTAAACCCAAATGGTCTGATACCCTGCCTGCAAGATGGTGAGCTGATATTGTGGGAATCTCATGCCATTGTCCGCTATTTGTCAGCCCGGTATGGCAAGGGCCGTTTTTATCACGCGGAACCGCAGGTACAGGCGGCCATCGACAAGTGGCTGGACTGGGCGATGTCATTTAATGAGCCTTACAAAAAAGTTTTCATCAATCTGGTACGCACCCCGGCAGACAAACGGGACATGCAAGCCGTGGCAGAAGGGATAGCCGGGTGTGAGGCACTCTTCGCTATCGCCAATGATGTGCTGGCCAACCAACCGTGGCTCTCTGGCGCAACCTTTGGTATAGGAGATATTCCGCTGGGTTGTCTGGCATATGGGTGGTTTAATCTGCCGATTGAACGCCAATCGCATCCGCATCTGGCACGTTGGTATCAACAGTTAACCGAGCGTGATGCCTTCCGCCACACAGTGATGCTGCCACTAAGCTAA
- a CDS encoding MetQ/NlpA family ABC transporter substrate-binding protein → MTFSPSFRAALTVALLASGISVALAQSDPRTIVFGVAPGPYGDMVNQAIKPELVKKGYNVVVREFSDYVQPNLALSNGSIDANLFQHSLYLEKFSADKGLKLTRLITVPTASMGVYSRKITSLDQLKKGDVITLSNDPTNLARGLRFLQSLGLITIKPDIDATKASEKDIQDNPRGLVFKPLEAAQLPRTLDSVTASLVNGNFAIAAGIKLASALKLETLDENLKNVIAVRTDDVDKAFVKDIKAAVTSASYAAVINDPATMFSQFQRPDWMGASTLVPAQ, encoded by the coding sequence ATGACATTCTCCCCTTCATTTCGTGCCGCATTGACGGTTGCGCTGCTCGCCTCAGGGATCTCGGTTGCATTGGCTCAGAGTGACCCCAGGACAATCGTGTTTGGTGTTGCACCGGGCCCTTACGGTGACATGGTTAATCAGGCTATCAAGCCGGAGCTGGTGAAAAAGGGCTATAACGTGGTGGTGCGCGAATTTAGCGACTATGTTCAGCCGAATCTGGCGCTGTCGAACGGCAGCATTGATGCCAACCTGTTCCAGCACTCGCTCTATCTGGAGAAATTTTCCGCGGACAAAGGGCTTAAACTCACGCGCCTTATCACCGTACCAACGGCCAGCATGGGGGTCTATTCGCGTAAAATCACCTCGCTTGATCAACTGAAAAAAGGTGATGTCATCACGTTGTCCAATGATCCGACTAACCTGGCTCGCGGTCTGCGCTTTTTGCAGTCGCTGGGGTTAATTACCATTAAACCGGACATTGATGCGACCAAAGCGTCAGAAAAAGATATTCAGGACAACCCACGAGGCCTGGTATTCAAACCACTGGAAGCCGCGCAATTGCCGCGCACGCTTGATAGCGTGACGGCTTCACTGGTTAACGGTAATTTTGCCATTGCAGCCGGCATCAAACTGGCTTCGGCATTGAAACTGGAAACGCTGGATGAAAATCTGAAAAACGTGATTGCCGTGCGTACGGACGACGTTGATAAAGCGTTTGTCAAAGACATCAAGGCCGCCGTGACATCGGCATCTTATGCCGCGGTGATTAATGACCCGGCCACCATGTTCAGCCAGTTTCAGCGCCCGGACTGGATGGGCGCGAGTACCCTGGTACCTGCGCAGTAA
- a CDS encoding methionine ABC transporter ATP-binding protein, producing MIQLENISVAFPGAKSTAERAVDNVTVHIRQGEVYGIVGASGAGKSTLLRTINLLQRPDSGQVWVNGVQMSALYGEALRAERQKIGMIFQHFNLMQTRTVAQNVAFSLKAAGQSAAVIAQRVPDILTLVGLADKAHIYPSQLSGGQKQRVGIARAIANYPTVLLCDEPTSALDLETSASILTLLKEINQTLGITIVLISHEMDVIKAICDRVAVMTDGRVVEEGEVFDIFATPQHAFTRQLVAHTLNLALPTRLQQELNGRLLKILFIGESAEQPVLSDVAMRYGVSVNILHGKIEYIGHRALGILVALLTHPDDNQRVDEAVAHIQQRTARVEVLHG from the coding sequence ATGATTCAGTTGGAAAATATCAGCGTCGCCTTTCCTGGAGCCAAAAGCACCGCAGAGCGTGCGGTGGACAACGTTACTGTACATATTCGGCAAGGTGAGGTGTATGGCATTGTGGGTGCCAGTGGTGCAGGGAAAAGCACGCTGCTGCGTACCATTAATCTGTTGCAGCGGCCTGACAGCGGGCAAGTTTGGGTTAACGGCGTGCAAATGAGTGCGTTGTACGGTGAAGCATTGCGCGCTGAACGCCAAAAAATCGGCATGATCTTTCAGCATTTTAATTTGATGCAAACGCGTACCGTGGCACAAAACGTCGCTTTCAGCCTGAAAGCGGCAGGCCAGTCTGCCGCGGTTATCGCCCAGCGTGTGCCGGATATTCTGACTCTGGTCGGGCTGGCGGATAAAGCGCACATATACCCGTCACAGCTCAGCGGTGGGCAAAAACAGCGAGTAGGCATTGCCCGCGCTATCGCCAATTACCCAACGGTATTGCTATGTGATGAACCGACTTCAGCGCTGGATCTGGAAACCTCCGCGTCCATTCTGACGCTGCTCAAAGAGATTAATCAGACATTGGGGATAACCATTGTGCTCATCTCCCATGAGATGGATGTCATCAAAGCGATTTGCGATCGCGTCGCGGTCATGACCGACGGACGCGTGGTGGAAGAGGGGGAGGTATTCGATATTTTTGCTACACCTCAGCACGCATTCACCCGGCAATTGGTGGCACATACCCTTAATCTGGCGCTACCGACACGTTTGCAGCAGGAATTAAACGGTAGGCTGTTGAAAATTCTGTTTATCGGTGAGTCGGCAGAGCAGCCGGTATTATCTGATGTCGCCATGCGCTATGGGGTTTCTGTCAATATCTTACATGGCAAGATTGAGTACATCGGGCACCGGGCGTTGGGCATTTTGGTCGCGTTACTGACTCACCCGGACGATAACCAGCGGGTGGATGAGGCCGTCGCGCATATTCAGCAAAGAACCGCTCGCGTGGAGGTGTTGCATGGCTGA
- a CDS encoding methionine ABC transporter permease: MAELMADLLTAFGETFQMVGLSTLFALLGGLPLGFLIYVTDRHLFWENRFLYLLSTLLVNIIRSVPFVILLVLLLPLTQFLLGNTIGPIAASVPMSVAAIAFYARLADSALREVDPGIVEAAQAFGASPMRIICTVLLPEARAGLLRGLTITLVSLIGYSAMAGIVGGGGVGDLAIRFGYYRYETQVMVITVIALVILVQAVQVLGDQLAKRADKRERRR; the protein is encoded by the coding sequence ATGGCTGAGTTAATGGCCGATTTACTCACGGCGTTTGGTGAAACCTTTCAGATGGTAGGCCTCTCCACCCTGTTTGCATTACTGGGGGGCTTACCGCTCGGTTTTTTAATTTATGTGACCGATCGCCATCTGTTTTGGGAAAACCGGTTTCTTTACCTGCTGAGTACCTTACTGGTGAACATCATCCGTTCCGTACCTTTTGTCATCCTGCTGGTGCTGTTATTACCGTTAACTCAGTTTTTGTTAGGCAATACCATTGGGCCGATTGCGGCCTCCGTGCCAATGTCTGTCGCGGCGATTGCGTTTTACGCCCGGCTGGCAGATAGCGCGTTGCGTGAGGTTGACCCCGGTATTGTAGAAGCGGCGCAAGCGTTTGGTGCAAGTCCGATGCGTATTATCTGTACCGTGCTTTTGCCTGAAGCGCGTGCCGGGTTGCTAAGAGGTCTTACCATTACCCTGGTGAGCCTGATTGGTTACTCTGCTATGGCGGGCATTGTGGGCGGTGGTGGCGTCGGGGATTTGGCGATCCGTTTTGGTTACTACCGTTACGAAACACAGGTGATGGTCATCACGGTGATTGCACTGGTGATTCTGGTTCAGGCTGTTCAGGTGCTGGGCGATCAGCTGGCAAAACGTGCGGATAAGCGCGAACGCCGTCGATAA
- a CDS encoding alpha/beta fold hydrolase, producing MPIEKCIITYDSWKVYVEKHISHPDHETIIMVNGALSTTAAFKNTVKNLSSRFNIILFDLPFIGESLPYNTLDRVITKHDEVNILLHLIDTFEPDHILSISWGGLSSMLALSNKPRQIKKAVIASFSAHLNDKMRDYIEQARYYIHSKEFESAAELLNNEVGKFLPPLLKHINLKHISSMSEFAFQQVNFHIDQVLTLKEENYIEIFRGINAEILFLNGENDEYTTSDDIKKMEKYIKSCKFSTIPEAGHFLDLENRKAAKQVAERIISFFA from the coding sequence ATGCCTATAGAAAAATGCATTATCACCTACGACTCATGGAAAGTTTATGTAGAAAAACACATCTCACATCCTGACCATGAAACGATTATTATGGTGAATGGAGCACTATCAACAACGGCTGCATTTAAAAATACAGTCAAGAATTTATCCAGCAGATTTAATATCATCTTATTTGACTTACCCTTTATTGGTGAGTCACTGCCATATAACACGCTGGACCGTGTCATTACCAAGCATGATGAAGTCAACATCCTGCTTCACCTGATTGACACCTTCGAGCCAGACCATATCCTGTCAATCTCATGGGGCGGCCTATCATCAATGCTGGCGCTATCTAACAAACCCAGGCAGATCAAGAAAGCGGTTATTGCCTCATTTTCTGCACATCTCAATGATAAAATGCGCGATTATATTGAACAGGCACGTTATTATATCCATTCGAAAGAATTTGAGAGCGCGGCAGAATTACTGAATAATGAAGTAGGTAAATTTCTCCCTCCGTTACTAAAACACATCAACCTGAAACATATTTCCTCAATGAGTGAATTTGCATTCCAGCAGGTTAATTTTCATATAGATCAGGTACTCACCCTGAAAGAAGAAAATTACATAGAGATATTCAGGGGCATTAATGCAGAAATACTTTTCCTGAATGGTGAAAATGACGAATACACCACATCTGATGATATTAAAAAGATGGAAAAATATATTAAATCGTGCAAGTTCAGTACAATTCCCGAAGCGGGACATTTTCTTGATCTGGAGAACAGAAAAGCCGCAAAACAGGTAGCAGAGAGAATTATTTCCTTTTTTGCCTAG
- a CDS encoding serine hydrolase: MKTVTPFLYRGRNALAATVVLLTLSSTPRAEQMTPAPQIDANAFILMDSASGSVLAESNADVRLDPASLTKIMTSYVIGQAIKVGKIKPEDTVTVGKDAWATGNPALRGSSLMFLKPGDQIPVSSLNKGMVIQSGNDASIALADYVAGSQDAFISLMNQYAERLGLKNTHFLTVHGLDTPGQYSTARDMAVLTRAMIRDVPEEYALHSEKEFTFNNIRQPNRNRLLWSSNLRVDGVKTGYTDGAGHSLVASAIENDMRLISVVLGAPSDSIRFRESEKLLTWGLRFFETATLVRSDTAFTTQRVWLGRVNQAKLSVAYDAAITLPKGQAKNLKASFTLNQPQLQAPLSKGQVVGSIEFQLDGKRIDERPLVVMEDIPQAGFFSQLWDRILMTLSGWFGGIFG, from the coding sequence ATGAAGACAGTGACACCTTTCCTCTACCGGGGACGTAACGCATTGGCAGCCACCGTCGTGTTGCTGACCCTCTCTTCGACACCGCGAGCAGAACAGATGACGCCCGCCCCCCAGATTGATGCCAACGCGTTTATTTTGATGGATTCGGCCAGCGGTAGCGTGCTGGCCGAATCAAATGCAGATGTCAGGCTGGATCCCGCCAGCCTGACTAAAATCATGACCAGCTATGTGATTGGCCAGGCTATCAAAGTGGGCAAGATCAAGCCGGAAGATACCGTGACGGTAGGGAAAGATGCCTGGGCTACCGGGAATCCGGCCCTGCGCGGGTCATCGCTGATGTTTCTCAAGCCCGGCGATCAAATCCCGGTTTCCTCACTGAATAAAGGGATGGTTATCCAATCTGGCAACGATGCCAGTATTGCACTGGCAGATTATGTTGCGGGCAGTCAGGATGCCTTTATCAGCCTGATGAACCAGTATGCTGAGCGTCTTGGACTGAAGAATACCCACTTTCTTACCGTACACGGGCTGGATACGCCAGGCCAATACAGTACCGCGCGTGATATGGCGGTGCTGACGCGGGCGATGATTCGCGATGTGCCGGAGGAATATGCACTGCACAGCGAAAAGGAGTTCACGTTCAATAATATTCGCCAGCCTAACCGTAACCGCCTGTTATGGAGCAGTAATCTGCGTGTGGATGGAGTGAAAACCGGCTATACCGATGGTGCAGGGCACAGCCTGGTTGCCTCGGCCATCGAAAATGATATGCGGCTGATCTCCGTGGTGCTGGGGGCCCCGTCGGATAGCATCCGCTTTCGTGAAAGTGAAAAATTACTGACCTGGGGACTGCGCTTTTTTGAAACGGCTACGCTTGTGCGTAGCGATACGGCATTTACTACACAGCGAGTGTGGCTGGGGCGGGTCAATCAGGCCAAACTGAGTGTGGCGTATGATGCGGCGATAACCTTACCGAAAGGCCAGGCTAAAAATCTGAAGGCCAGTTTTACGCTTAATCAACCCCAGTTGCAGGCACCGCTTAGCAAAGGCCAGGTGGTGGGGAGTATCGAATTTCAGCTTGATGGAAAACGGATTGATGAGCGCCCATTGGTCGTGATGGAAGACATACCGCAAGCCGGCTTCTTCAGCCAGTTATGGGATCGCATATTAATGACACTATCAGGCTGGTTTGGTGGGATATTCGGTTAA
- the deoR gene encoding DNA-binding transcriptional repressor DeoR, whose translation METRRAARLNKLAQALKKADKLHLKDAAQLLGVSEMTVRRDLSAQPDAAVVLLGGYVVSDLKANAGATSYIVSDQQTKNVVEKTVVGELAAACIEPNDTVFFDCGTTTTFIIAAIHDDLPFTGICYSLNTFLALQEKPNGRVILCGGEFHPDNAIFTPLGYQHELDQICPNKAFISAGGIDLQAGATCFNFAELVMKHRAMSLSQQVILVADSTKFGTRKPARIGALTLFDTLITSGQPDASYLQHLKANNIRLITP comes from the coding sequence ATGGAAACGCGTCGCGCAGCACGGCTCAACAAACTCGCCCAGGCTTTAAAAAAGGCCGACAAACTGCACCTCAAAGATGCGGCGCAATTGCTTGGCGTCTCTGAAATGACGGTACGGCGCGATCTGAGCGCACAGCCTGATGCCGCAGTGGTACTGCTTGGCGGGTACGTCGTCTCTGATTTAAAAGCCAACGCAGGTGCCACCAGCTACATTGTTTCCGACCAGCAAACCAAAAATGTGGTAGAAAAAACCGTTGTCGGCGAACTGGCTGCGGCCTGCATTGAACCTAACGACACCGTGTTCTTCGATTGCGGCACCACCACGACGTTTATTATCGCCGCCATTCACGATGACCTGCCGTTTACCGGTATCTGCTACTCCCTCAATACCTTTTTGGCACTTCAGGAAAAACCTAACGGGCGGGTGATATTGTGCGGTGGCGAATTTCATCCGGATAACGCCATTTTTACTCCTCTGGGATACCAGCACGAACTGGATCAAATCTGCCCGAATAAAGCGTTTATCTCGGCTGGCGGGATTGACCTGCAAGCCGGAGCGACCTGCTTTAATTTTGCCGAACTGGTGATGAAACACCGGGCAATGTCATTATCACAACAGGTCATTCTGGTGGCTGACAGCACCAAATTCGGCACACGCAAACCCGCCCGAATTGGCGCACTGACGCTGTTCGATACGCTAATAACGAGTGGCCAGCCCGACGCCAGCTACCTTCAGCACCTGAAAGCCAATAACATTCGCCTGATAACACCCTGA
- a CDS encoding aspartate:alanine antiporter: MNINVADLLNGNYILLLFVVLCLGLCLGKLRLGSVQLGNSIGVLVVSLLLGQQHFAINTEALNLGFMLFIFCVGVEAGPNFFSIFFRDGKNYLMLALVMVSSALFIALLLGKLFGWGIGLTAGMLAGSMTSTPVLVGAGDTLRNTLSLGPSLSMAQEQLSLGYALTYLVGLVSLIFGARYLPKLQHQDLPTSAQQIARERGLDADSQRKIYLPIIRAYRVGPELVAWAGSKNLRELGIYRQTGCYIERIRRNGILATPDGDAVLQLGDEIALVGYPDAHARLNPNFRDGKEVFERDLLDMRIVTEEIVVKNHNAVGKRLSQLKLTDHGCFLNRIVRSQIEMPIDDGVVLNKGDVLQVSGDARRVKSVADRIGFISIHSQVTDLLAFCAFFIIGIMVGLVTFQFRSFSFGIGNAAGLLFSGIMLGFLRANHPTFGYIPQGALNMVKEFGLMVFMAGVGLSAGSTINHSFGEIGVQMVLSGLVVSLLPVVVCFLFGAYVLRMNRALLFGAIMGARTCAPAMEIISDAARSNIPALGYAGTYAIANVLLTLAGSLIVIIWPQLPG, from the coding sequence ATGAATATAAACGTCGCTGATTTGTTAAACGGGAATTACATTCTGCTGTTGTTCGTTGTTCTCTGCCTGGGGCTCTGCCTTGGAAAATTGCGGCTTGGTTCGGTTCAACTCGGCAATTCCATTGGTGTTTTGGTCGTTTCACTGCTGCTGGGTCAACAGCATTTTGCCATCAATACAGAAGCGCTCAATCTTGGTTTCATGCTGTTTATTTTTTGTGTGGGCGTGGAAGCCGGCCCGAACTTTTTTTCCATTTTTTTTCGTGATGGCAAGAATTATCTGATGCTGGCGCTGGTGATGGTCAGCAGTGCTCTGTTTATTGCACTATTGCTGGGTAAATTGTTTGGCTGGGGAATCGGCCTGACCGCCGGGATGCTGGCAGGCTCCATGACATCCACCCCGGTATTGGTTGGTGCCGGTGACACGCTGCGCAATACGCTTTCCCTTGGCCCGTCGCTGTCGATGGCCCAAGAGCAACTGAGCCTGGGATACGCGTTAACCTATCTGGTCGGGCTGGTCAGCCTGATTTTCGGTGCCCGCTATCTGCCTAAATTACAGCATCAGGATTTGCCGACCAGCGCCCAGCAAATTGCCCGTGAACGCGGGCTGGATGCCGACAGTCAGCGCAAAATTTACCTGCCGATTATCCGCGCTTACCGGGTCGGCCCGGAACTGGTCGCCTGGGCAGGGAGTAAAAACCTGCGCGAGCTGGGTATCTATCGCCAGACCGGGTGTTATATCGAGCGCATTCGCCGTAACGGCATTCTGGCAACACCGGACGGTGATGCGGTGCTACAACTGGGTGATGAAATCGCACTGGTGGGCTACCCCGATGCACATGCCCGTCTTAACCCCAACTTCCGTGATGGCAAAGAGGTGTTTGAGCGCGATTTGCTTGATATGCGCATTGTGACGGAAGAAATTGTGGTGAAAAACCATAATGCCGTAGGCAAGCGGCTCAGCCAGCTCAAGCTGACCGACCACGGCTGTTTTCTCAACCGAATCGTTCGCAGCCAAATAGAAATGCCGATTGATGATGGCGTCGTACTGAACAAGGGGGATGTCCTTCAGGTCAGTGGTGATGCGCGACGGGTAAAAAGCGTCGCCGACCGAATAGGTTTTATCTCTATTCATAGCCAGGTCACTGATTTATTAGCATTTTGTGCCTTTTTTATCATCGGTATCATGGTCGGTCTGGTCACGTTCCAGTTTCGTAGTTTTTCCTTCGGCATTGGTAACGCCGCCGGTTTGTTATTTTCCGGCATCATGCTGGGTTTTCTGCGCGCCAACCACCCAACCTTCGGCTACATTCCACAAGGCGCGCTGAATATGGTGAAAGAATTTGGCCTGATGGTATTCATGGCGGGCGTAGGTTTAAGCGCAGGCAGCACCATTAATCACAGCTTTGGCGAAATCGGTGTGCAGATGGTGTTGTCAGGCCTGGTGGTTAGCCTGCTACCCGTCGTGGTGTGCTTTCTGTTTGGTGCTTATGTTCTGAGAATGAACCGGGCATTGCTGTTTGGTGCCATCATGGGAGCACGTACCTGCGCACCGGCCATGGAGATAATCAGCGATGCGGCACGCAGCAACATTCCGGCATTAGGCTACGCCGGGACTTATGCCATTGCCAACGTGTTACTTACCCTGGCCGGTTCCCTGATAGTCATCATCTGGCCACAGCTACCGGGGTAA
- a CDS encoding inner membrane protein YbjM, with translation MAGSRGWLGIVSCFVLFMLVFLSQKMRIVSASLDEGFRGDPGMLLFLLPGMVSSYLSRNRRLRYPLAGALVAMPVCLLMLSLWQFSRLSFWQELAYVSSAVFWCLLGVLLFLFLRAVSRHYFY, from the coding sequence ATGGCAGGTAGCAGAGGGTGGTTGGGTATTGTTAGCTGTTTTGTCTTGTTTATGCTGGTGTTTTTAAGCCAGAAAATGCGTATTGTCAGCGCGTCGCTGGATGAAGGGTTTCGTGGAGACCCTGGTATGTTATTGTTTTTATTGCCAGGTATGGTGTCAAGTTACCTGTCCCGTAACCGACGTTTACGCTATCCGTTGGCGGGCGCGCTGGTCGCGATGCCTGTGTGTCTGCTGATGTTATCGCTGTGGCAATTTTCCCGGCTATCATTCTGGCAGGAACTGGCTTATGTCAGCAGCGCTGTCTTTTGGTGTCTGCTCGGCGTATTGCTGTTCTTGTTTTTACGTGCCGTCAGCCGACACTATTTTTATTGA
- a CDS encoding GrxA family glutaredoxin → MYAVIFGRPGCPYCVRAKELAEKLSAERDDFSYRYVDIHAEGISKDDLSKTVGKPVETVPQIFLDEKHIGGCTDFEAYAREHLFQ, encoded by the coding sequence ATGTACGCAGTCATTTTCGGACGCCCGGGTTGCCCTTATTGTGTCAGAGCCAAAGAGCTGGCAGAAAAACTCTCTGCCGAGCGTGATGACTTCAGCTACCGCTATGTTGATATCCATGCCGAAGGGATCAGCAAAGATGACCTGTCAAAAACCGTTGGCAAGCCGGTAGAAACCGTGCCCCAGATCTTTCTGGACGAAAAACACATCGGCGGTTGTACCGACTTTGAAGCCTATGCGCGCGAACATCTGTTCCAGTAA
- the nfsA gene encoding oxygen-insensitive NADPH nitroreductase: MTPTIALLRQHRSIRAFTDQPLSDEQREAIIVAAQSASTSSFLQCSSIIRITDGDLRQQLVQLTGDQPWVGQAAEFWVFCADFHRHQQIYPQAEVGLAEQLLLGCVDTALMGQNALIAAESMGLGGVFIGGIRNHIAQVTTLLALPQQVLPLFGLCLGYPDACPDLKPRLPAGLVVHENRYQPLDRALLAAYDQHIIDYYGHRDSNQRMESWSEQIRRMLSKERRPFMLDYLHQQGWVTR, from the coding sequence GTGACACCAACTATTGCACTATTACGCCAGCACCGTTCCATTCGTGCTTTCACCGACCAGCCGCTAAGTGATGAACAACGTGAGGCGATTATTGTGGCTGCACAAAGTGCCTCTACCTCCAGTTTTTTGCAGTGCAGTTCGATTATTCGAATCACGGATGGCGATTTGCGTCAGCAACTGGTGCAATTAACGGGCGATCAGCCCTGGGTGGGCCAGGCGGCGGAGTTTTGGGTGTTTTGTGCGGATTTTCACCGTCATCAACAGATTTACCCGCAAGCGGAAGTGGGGCTGGCGGAACAATTGCTGCTTGGCTGTGTGGACACGGCTCTGATGGGGCAAAATGCGCTGATCGCCGCAGAATCAATGGGGCTTGGCGGCGTGTTTATTGGCGGTATTCGTAATCACATCGCGCAGGTAACAACCCTGCTGGCATTGCCACAGCAGGTGTTGCCGCTATTTGGGTTGTGCCTGGGCTATCCTGATGCTTGTCCTGATCTCAAGCCACGCCTGCCTGCGGGTCTGGTGGTGCATGAGAATCGGTATCAGCCGCTTGATCGGGCGTTACTGGCCGCCTATGACCAGCATATTATTGATTATTATGGTCATCGTGACAGCAACCAACGCATGGAGAGCTGGAGTGAGCAGATTCGACGTATGCTAAGCAAGGAACGTCGTCCATTTATGCTCGATTACCTGCATCAGCAGGGGTGGGTCACCCGATAG